In Bacteroidia bacterium, the following are encoded in one genomic region:
- a CDS encoding gliding motility-associated C-terminal domain-containing protein, producing the protein MKKFAFLFVLLSMPFYLLATHIVGGEIYYTCLGNNEYEITLKVYRDCINGQAPFDNPAYLTIYDGSNLSTPFLNPSLTEVDSISVPVIINNPCLQAPPNICVREATYKYIVTLPPNAAGYFISYQRCCRNNSILNLTAPGDQGSTYMCFVPPQSLASCNSSPRYNEFPPIALCAGEQLIFNHSATDPDGDLLVYELCDAYQGANSTDPYPTTAPAPAYPFVNYGFGYSASFPMPSSPALAIDPNTGVLTVTPSQVGQYVVAVCVKEYRNGQLISTNKRDFQFNVVNCTTNVIAAIPDQTSFCLGRNVSFSNSSVNSTFYHWDFGVTNLTDDTSNLETPSYSYQDTGTYQISLIANPGWPCADTAILDYVVKEYLEADIPSVESQCFNGNDFSFQAGGVFQSYSTFSWNFGASGNPSTSTLKDPTDISFNAADTFRVFLTIESDGCFSTDSLDVMLYENPISSFNLIPQTGCAPFKVNFTNTSQYEFGLDYLWDFGDGRVSTQTDPFNIFSDPGQYTVSLTVMSDFGCKDTVMNTAINLITVLPTPTAMLEVDTLTASQFDPEFNFQDISSGSVDCRLEFSTGVMVDTCDLKYRFEGDTGAIVVKQIVTNDLGCPDVNYVYLYIQPEYVFYIPNSFTPNGDKMNETFKPVGMGAKEFKIEIYNRWGELVFRSNNFNEGWDGTYRGQDLGTCPSDVYAYKLYLYGVDLETRLFYGHVTLVR; encoded by the coding sequence TTGAAAAAATTCGCTTTCCTTTTTGTTTTGCTAAGCATGCCTTTTTACCTGCTGGCTACGCATATTGTTGGAGGCGAAATTTATTACACCTGTTTAGGGAATAATGAATATGAAATTACACTCAAGGTGTACCGAGATTGTATTAACGGACAAGCCCCTTTTGACAATCCGGCTTATTTAACAATTTATGACGGATCCAACTTAAGCACCCCCTTTTTGAATCCATCTTTAACGGAGGTTGATAGTATTTCAGTTCCTGTCATAATCAACAACCCTTGCTTGCAGGCTCCGCCCAATATTTGTGTTAGGGAAGCTACCTACAAATACATTGTTACTTTACCACCCAATGCTGCCGGTTATTTTATCAGTTATCAACGTTGTTGTAGAAACAATTCCATTCTGAACCTAACAGCACCCGGCGATCAAGGTAGTACCTACATGTGTTTTGTACCACCTCAGAGCTTGGCATCTTGCAATAGCAGTCCACGGTATAATGAATTTCCGCCCATCGCATTGTGCGCCGGCGAACAGCTAATTTTTAACCATTCCGCAACCGACCCGGATGGTGATTTGTTGGTGTATGAATTATGTGATGCCTACCAAGGTGCCAACTCAACCGATCCTTATCCAACCACCGCACCGGCACCGGCTTATCCTTTTGTCAATTATGGCTTTGGTTATTCTGCAAGCTTCCCTATGCCATCCAGTCCTGCTTTGGCAATTGACCCTAATACAGGTGTATTAACTGTAACACCCTCGCAGGTTGGACAATATGTGGTTGCCGTTTGTGTTAAAGAATATAGAAATGGGCAATTAATCAGTACCAATAAGAGGGATTTTCAATTCAATGTAGTTAATTGTACAACCAATGTTATTGCAGCTATTCCGGATCAAACCAGTTTTTGTTTGGGTAGAAATGTCAGCTTTTCCAATAGCAGTGTCAACTCCACCTTTTACCACTGGGATTTTGGTGTTACCAATTTAACAGACGATACTTCCAATTTGGAAACCCCCTCCTATTCATACCAGGATACCGGAACCTATCAAATCTCCTTAATTGCAAATCCGGGGTGGCCTTGTGCAGATACTGCCATTTTAGATTATGTTGTAAAAGAATATTTGGAGGCAGATATACCTTCTGTGGAAAGTCAATGCTTCAATGGCAATGATTTTAGTTTTCAAGCAGGAGGAGTATTTCAGAGTTATTCAACCTTTTCCTGGAATTTTGGCGCTTCGGGTAATCCTAGTACAAGTACATTAAAGGATCCAACCGATATTAGTTTTAATGCGGCAGATACGTTTCGGGTATTTTTAACCATTGAATCAGATGGTTGTTTTAGCACCGACAGCCTGGATGTGATGTTATACGAAAACCCGATTTCATCCTTTAACTTAATTCCCCAAACCGGTTGTGCACCATTCAAGGTAAACTTCACCAATACCAGCCAATATGAATTTGGTTTGGATTATTTATGGGATTTTGGAGATGGCAGAGTTTCTACCCAAACTGACCCATTTAACATTTTCAGCGATCCGGGACAGTACACCGTAAGTTTAACCGTTATGTCGGATTTTGGTTGTAAAGATACGGTAATGAATACAGCCATTAATTTAATAACTGTTTTACCCACACCAACTGCCATGCTGGAAGTTGACACCTTAACAGCATCCCAATTTGATCCCGAATTTAATTTCCAGGATATTTCAAGCGGTTCGGTTGATTGCAGGCTGGAGTTTAGTACCGGCGTCATGGTGGATACCTGTGATTTAAAATATAGGTTTGAAGGCGATACCGGCGCCATCGTGGTAAAACAAATTGTAACCAATGATTTGGGATGTCCGGATGTAAATTACGTTTACCTCTATATTCAGCCTGAGTACGTTTTTTATATACCCAATAGTTTCACCCCGAATGGCGACAAAATGAATGAAACATTTAAACCGGTGGGAATGGGAGCCAAAGAATTTAAGATTGAGATATACAATCGTTGGGGGGAACTGGTTTTCAGATCGAACAATTTTAATGAAGGCTGGGACGGTACTTACCGTGGTCAGGACCTGGGAACTTGTCCGAGCGATGTATATGCCTATAAGCTATACTTATACGGTGTAGACCTTGAAACGAGGTTATTTTATGGTCATGTTACCTTAGTTAGGTAA
- a CDS encoding DUF3820 family protein has protein sequence MEPILPNSELLVQLVKTPMPFGKYQGRLICDLPVSYLEWFNRKGFPPGKLGMMLHTIYEIKLNGLEQLLTPLKK, from the coding sequence ATGGAACCCATCTTACCCAATTCCGAATTACTAGTACAATTGGTCAAAACCCCTATGCCTTTTGGAAAATACCAAGGTCGACTTATATGCGATTTACCGGTTTCATATCTCGAATGGTTTAATAGAAAAGGCTTCCCTCCAGGTAAGTTAGGGATGATGCTTCACACCATATATGAAATAAAACTTAATGGACTTGAGCAATTGCTCACCCCTTTGAAAAAATGA
- a CDS encoding SRPBCC domain-containing protein produces MKNFKKYYLLNASPEEVYIAFTNPLTIELWTNQKAVMPSEPGQEFSWLDGNITGKNIHFVPNKELVQTWDFGDETESKVILRFHEHKKGTSIELQHTNIPDEAYSDMVEGWDDVIFGNLEEYFADL; encoded by the coding sequence ATGAAAAATTTTAAAAAATACTATCTATTAAATGCCAGCCCGGAGGAAGTTTATATCGCTTTCACTAACCCCTTAACCATCGAATTGTGGACCAACCAAAAGGCTGTTATGCCATCTGAACCCGGACAAGAATTTTCATGGTTAGATGGCAATATTACAGGCAAAAATATTCATTTTGTCCCCAACAAAGAACTTGTTCAAACCTGGGATTTTGGCGATGAAACCGAATCAAAAGTCATACTGCGTTTCCACGAACATAAAAAAGGTACGTCCATTGAACTTCAACATACCAATATTCCCGACGAAGCTTACTCTGATATGGTCGAAGGATGGGATGATGTAATTTTCGGTAACCTGGAAGAATACTTCGCTGATCTGTAA
- a CDS encoding SufE family protein yields MSIEAKKQALIEDFALFDDWEGKYEYIIDLGKNLPLISPNLKTDDKLVKGCQSRVWIDASYSNGLVFFTADSDAIITKGIIALLISVFNGESPQTIALSNTDFIDQIGLKEHLSPTRSNGLVSMINLMKSFALKHC; encoded by the coding sequence ATGAGCATTGAAGCCAAAAAGCAAGCATTAATTGAAGATTTCGCCCTGTTTGATGACTGGGAAGGTAAATACGAGTATATCATTGATCTTGGTAAAAATTTACCCCTCATTAGTCCCAACCTGAAAACCGACGATAAGTTGGTGAAGGGATGCCAAAGCCGGGTATGGATCGATGCTTCTTATTCCAATGGATTAGTTTTTTTTACTGCCGATAGCGATGCCATCATTACCAAAGGTATAATTGCTTTGCTCATCTCCGTTTTTAATGGGGAATCTCCCCAAACGATTGCGCTTTCAAATACGGATTTTATTGACCAAATCGGTTTGAAAGAACATTTATCTCCTACACGTTCCAATGGCTTGGTAAGCATGATTAACCTCATGAAATCCTTTGCCTTAAAACATTGCTAA
- a CDS encoding iron-sulfur cluster assembly protein — protein MPAIIDSKDSVMVEKVLDVLRTCYDPEIPVDIWELGLIYEIKIDDDKNLDVLMTLTSPSCPVAETLPPEVEDKLREIEGLRSAKVTITFEPSWEKDFMSDVAKVELGFM, from the coding sequence ATGCCCGCTATAATTGATTCGAAAGATAGTGTAATGGTCGAAAAAGTGCTGGACGTTCTTCGCACCTGCTATGATCCCGAAATTCCGGTCGATATCTGGGAATTAGGCCTCATCTATGAAATTAAAATAGACGATGACAAAAATTTGGATGTCCTAATGACCCTAACTTCGCCTTCTTGTCCTGTGGCTGAAACATTGCCGCCCGAGGTGGAAGATAAACTGCGCGAAATTGAAGGGCTACGTTCGGCCAAGGTTACCATAACTTTTGAACCTTCCTGGGAAAAGGATTTTATGAGCGATGTGGCCAAAGTTGAACTAGGCTTTATGTAG